In Capsicum annuum cultivar UCD-10X-F1 chromosome 8, UCD10Xv1.1, whole genome shotgun sequence, the genomic window AGGGTAGAGAGCGAGAGTGGATGGAATAACACCTGATGAGCGCCAAGGAATAACACCTCATGTCCAAAGTCCATGAAAACATGAGGGTTAAAAACAGGTGTAAGACTAAACCAACAAAAGAATAAAACTAAACATCTGGCCTTTAGTTTGGACTTGGCAGTTGGATTCCTGTCGAAGCATCTTTGATTCTTCTGTCCATAAGCACCACAAAATAGTATCTGGAACCATAGACTAGATTCTTTTGATAGATTTCTCAACTAACCAGAAGTTCCAGTTAACAAATATCTCTTTAATACTAGAGGGCATTATATCCCACTGTAAGCCAAAGAAGGATAGGTACATAGACCAGATACCTGTAGCAACAGAGCAATGTAATAATAGATGATTATTAGCAGATTCTAGACTGTAAAGGCACTTGTGGCATCTGTTAGCTAGGTGAAATTTCCTTCTTTTGAGATTATCTTGATTCAAACAGGCATCTAGACTATTAAAGCTAACCAACAGAAGGCACTGATCTTCGGAGGAATTTTCACCTTCCATACAAGCTTCCAAGGCCACTGAACAATAATAGCTTTATTGGAGCTCATGAGTTGATAGTTGGCTTTGATTGAGTATAAGCCATCCAAGTTGTTGCCCCATCTTAGCATCTCCTTTTGAGGATTGATGGGAATATTTCATCTTATTATTAATAGTGCACAATAGACACTCTCGTGGTAAGAGATTGATGGTGTTTAATGAATAAAGAGATCATGTATAAATAGATACATGGTCATACGTAATATAGGTGGTCATATTTTCACATTCAACCAAATATTAACTAGATTGGAGTTGTGAAAATCTGTAAAGTACAATAAGGAATTAAGAATTTGAACAATTAATGGTTTGAGTTGAGAAGAGTAAAAGTTCAGTGACAGGAGTTCTCTACAATTACACTATTGAACAATTGAAGGGTCGTGGCGCAATTAATATCTGAATTTAGAGAGAAATATTGGTGTAGTAGACAGATTTGGTTAGGGGGAGATGCAGATTAGTACTTCAAGATCCATAATGTGTCTAAGGACTTCTGTTCTTCTTGGCATTTGTCATTTtggcaaaaatatttttggttaaaatGGTTCGGAGTGACGTTAACTCCAACAAACAGGATCTCAGTTCTCTGGCATCTCACTAATTAGGACTGTAGCAGATATGGTCATCAACTGTGTCGATAGGATTCTATTTGGTTCTTATAGCTTTAGAATTTTCATTGGAGGTTGAAACAAGGTTCACTTGGTTTGAATGGCACAGTATAcaatttcatttatttaaatGGATCTTGCATTGATTGGTGGAAAATAGATGTTCCATAATGATTTATTTCAGTTAGTGTATGGATGAAATCGTTGGATCAGTCAATCAACCATACCTCACTCCCAAACTCTTTGGGGTTAACTATATGAATTCTCTGTATCCCTTCTACTCTATCCGCGACCATTTATTGTATGAATGAAAGTTAAAATATAGTTTGAACAAGGCAGTGACAGATTGTTATGACCATGGGATGTGAGAAACCATAACAAGAGTATACAGAACATCTATCATTTTTAACTCTTTACCTAGAGTTGTGGGGATGGATGGGGAGGTGAAAAGTGAAATATATCAACGTTTTTCCTTGTTGATGAATTTCACCCGGTCTTACAAAAGGAAAAATAGGGGAAgctaaagaagaaaaattaagagatCAACAATGACCCTCTTGTTTTGCATATCATAGGATCCATTCTACTCTATCCGTGACCATTTATTGTATGAATGAaagtttaaatatattttgaataagGCAGTGGCAGAGTGTTATGACCATAGGATGTGAGAAACCATAACAAGAGTATATGAAACATCTATCATTCGTAACTCTTTACCTAGAGTTGTGGGGATGGATGGGGAGGTGAAAAGTGAAATATATCAACGGTTTTCCTTGTTGATGAATTTCACCTGGTCTTACAAAAGGAAAAATAGGGGaagctaaagaaaaaaaattaagagatcaACTGTGAGCCTCTTGTTTGCATATAATAGGATTTGACTATCCTTAGTGTAATATACTGGAGAAATACACTACTGAGGAGTAAAACTAATTCTTACCCATGTGATACTACCAAATTGAATTTCTGCATAGGAATTCTTCTCCTATTGTGTCTTTGTCTTGTGCATCCTCGCTTGCTTATCTCTGGTTTCTTAATACTACTATATGAATTGTGCTAGGAGTCCCAAGGAATAGATGACTGGTTTGTCTTTCTTAAAAGTAGGAAGCTTTACAGGTGATGATATTGTGGTATAATTACTGACATCTGTTTGTATACAGTTCTGTCTTGTGAGGCCCGAATGGAAGATGAGATTAGTCCTTATGACAGCTCATCGTGGACGGGGTCCTTCCTCAAGAATTTTGAGGTCAGTCTTGGATAACAGGAAATCAAATATCAACAGAAATGAAGCAACTGAGCCTGCAAGGGTTCTTCTGGAGAGGTTGTTTGCCCAGACCCAGAAACTAGAACAACAGATAGGCAGAAATCCTTATCTTCCGCAGGTCGCTGAGCTCGGACTAAATATTGGCAAGCTAGAGTCTGATATACAGGATGCTCTTGCAGCCTTGAAGAAGGAAGAAGATATTCAAGATACAGAGAGAAAAGTATCGATGGAGTACAATGAATTAAACCATGCAAAGTTAGAATTGGAGCAACGTGCAGAAGAGATTGCATCTGCTAGTTCTAGGCAGGAAAAACTGGAAAATGAGAATCTGACCTTAGCATCTCAAGCTGAGGAAATTGAAGATCTTAAGTTTCATCTCAACGTGATGGATCAGGAGATATCTGCTGCACAGACAGCCCTATATTCAAAAAcagatgaaataaataaactGAAAAACGAGTTGAAAATTAAAAGCGATGAAGCGGCTAACACTGAATCAGAGCTCAGAACCACGGCTGAGCTACTTGATAAAGCAAATGAACTAGTTCAAAGACAGGAGGTTGAACTACAAAATCTCCGAATAGAAATccaagagaaagagaaagagctAGAAGTCTTCTCAACAATGCAGCAAACTGATGAGGAGAAACTTAAAGTTTCCAAATCCAATTTGGCGAAGCATGCAATGGATTGGCTCGTAGcaaagaaagaaatgaagaaattgGAAGAGGAAACATCTAAATATGGTGGAGAAGCAAGTCGGTCAGTTGAGGAATTCAGAGGAGTGAAGAAGTTACTTGCCGATGTAAGGTCTGAATTAGTCTTATCTCAGAGAGCTTTGGCATCATCTAGAGAGAAAATGGAAGAGCAGGAAAATCAGTTAGAAGAGTGTCTCCAAGAACTTGAAGAGCAAAGAAGAAGTGTTATGTCTTACATGACAAGTTTGAAAGAAGTTCAAAATGAGGTCGAGACTGAGAAAGTGAAACTTACGGTTGCTGAAGCTCGAAACAAAGAACTTGAAAGGGATTTATCCATCGAAAAGGAGCTCGTTGACAAGTTGCAGAATGAATTGACTATTAAGAAGCCTTCTCTGCAAGCAGCTATGATTGAAAAATCTGCTCTCCAAGAGGAGCTTTACCGTAAGAGCACAGAGTTTGGAGAAACACAAAATCTTCTTCAGGTTAAAGAGTCAGAGCTAGTAGATGCTCGACTAATGATTCGGCACTTGAAGTCTGAGTGCTCTTCTCTTCAGCTGATGTTGGAAGAAAAAGATAAGGAACTTCTGGATTCAAGAAAGACGTTAGAAGAACTAAATCAGGAAATAGATGAGCTGAGGGTGCTCGTGAGCAGTCAAGAACTGCAACTTATTCAGGCAACAAGTGTGTTGAAAGAAAAAGAGGAATCCATGCAGATAATTCAACTTGAGTTAAATGACGCAAAAATGAAATATTCAGAAGCTGAGACCGTTGTGGAACATATAGTAGACCTGACTAACAAATTGGTTATTGACATGTTAAGCACACTCAGTCACGTTGATGGAATGTGGCCATCTCAGCTGGTGGGAAAACCAACTGATCCTTTTAGGTGGCAAAAGAACCAGCTTAATGAACTTGAGTTGACCAGAGAAAGTTTGAGGAGTAGGGAAAGGGATGTCCTTGCAGCACAAAGGGCGGTTAAACTCAAAGGGCAGGAACTCAAAATGGTTCATCAGAAATTAATTGCTaaggaagaagaaataaataaaatgaaggaaAAGACTCGAGACAGAGATGACCTGAAGCAACTTAATGCTTTGGCCAAGGAAAGAACAGGTGAAAAGAGCATTGGAGATCCAGCAATTGAAAAACTCCAGCTCAAGAAAACTCAATTGGAAGTTAATGCTGCAACCAGTGCTCTCCAGAAACTTGTTGAACTGAGCCGTGATCTTTTGAATAAAGGTATCTTGACCATCGAGTCTGACTACGATAACAGCCTTTTGTTGGTTGCCCACTCAGAAGCTGCTGTAAATGTCACTAGCAGTGTACAATATCTTGCGAAAGTGCATACAGAGATGGCACGACTTTCAGCTATGACTGAGAAGCTGGTGAAAGAAGCTGGTAGTTTATGCCCCCAATAGAATTTAATGAAACTAATGACAGTTTTCACTATACATGCCTCTTAACTATTTGCTTGCTATAGTTGGGAATGAATTTAGATTATTAGTTTGCTGTTTAAGCTCTGCCCGGATACAAGTTCATCATGGTTTCATTTCTTCTTGAATGTGATggtgagaattttgaagggacacCTTTTTTATGTTTGAAGCTCATTTTGGTAGATTAATGATATGAAGTGGAAGGAGAAGAACTTtcacttagatttttttttttctggttGGATCAGAATATCTAAGTAGTTGTTATCTCATGAAAAGCCATTGGAAGATTCAAATTGTACTCTTTCTACTCAATACAATAGAATTATATTATTACTAATTaggaagaaaaaattgaaaatactgcTAATTGGAGGGTTAACcaccttttttaattaaaaattgtgATGCataatacttttatgtaatttgTAAAGGGTTAATTACCCTATACACCTTTGTAATAGGAATAAATTCGATGATTATACCTTTGGTATTAAAATCAAACACTTGCACCCCTGTACTACGGAATTCTACCCTTACAACCCATGAAATGTATATACATAAATAAGTATGTTAAACATCtacatatctatatttttatattactagtttaggtgtacgcgttttttaaacattacactaaataagatatttgtttaaataataaagatgaatgcaataattaaattcaacatcttttagagaatttatttaattaaacctaatatttaccaaaaaaattcgCAAAGCCGATCgtcattcatctaccatctataaactgcaacaaaacaatatgatgatagagacatcaaaacaatataattaaatctaacctttacacaaaaattttctcaaagttgtctgacactcatctattatccgtaaactataacaaaataatacaacaatagagatatcaaaataatacaactaaattttaccttcacacaaaaaaaatttacaaaacagagatataaaaacaatacaattaaatctaaccatTACcttaaaaaattcctcaaagctgaccgacattcatctactacctgtaaattcttctacgacctgtaaattacaataaaataatacaatagtgatcacaaagcttcagttttaatgaaaataattcttgtctgagtgtaaattttgacactaaagaatgacttgaatgaaaacacagaagatatatatatacacacacgttgaattctattatgttgacaaaaatagtaaagaagccgagggttagaaaattaagcatccatcaatctagacatgcaaccgaatcaagttagatgaacatcaatcatattttcacaataaGTAAACCGATTTCTTGTcaagtttaacgtgcatctcaatattttagAAGTGTTTTCTTAATAGactcctattttaggagtatttttctatcctattttaggactattttctaattgatcagtacaaagaaaaatattaattgattcttcttccatatattttaggagtctagttaatataataaaaataattaaataataaataaattgtgaaaagacaattttgtctaaagaaaaatcttttaatgaagaacaacaagttcaaaccacttttctaagggtcttcacacttttaatatattatagatataaatattaaaattataaaggttcttaaaaatattgattggatttttttgccctttattaaaaaacACTTGACAAAACTATCATATTTCGGTTTTTTCTCAGATatttgtcatttatttattatcaaaatatctAGGCTTGTTAAATTGATTATAATTATAGCTATTAATTCTTTACTTATTTGTAAGACATAAGAACACTGAATACTTAGTACTTAAATATT contains:
- the LOC107879066 gene encoding MAR-binding filament-like protein 1-1 — encoded protein: MRLVLMTAHRGRGPSSRILRSVLDNRKSNINRNEATEPARVLLERLFAQTQKLEQQIGRNPYLPQVAELGLNIGKLESDIQDALAALKKEEDIQDTERKVSMEYNELNHAKLELEQRAEEIASASSRQEKLENENLTLASQAEEIEDLKFHLNVMDQEISAAQTALYSKTDEINKLKNELKIKSDEAANTESELRTTAELLDKANELVQRQEVELQNLRIEIQEKEKELEVFSTMQQTDEEKLKVSKSNLAKHAMDWLVAKKEMKKLEEETSKYGGEASRSVEEFRGVKKLLADVRSELVLSQRALASSREKMEEQENQLEECLQELEEQRRSVMSYMTSLKEVQNEVETEKVKLTVAEARNKELERDLSIEKELVDKLQNELTIKKPSLQAAMIEKSALQEELYRKSTEFGETQNLLQVKESELVDARLMIRHLKSECSSLQLMLEEKDKELLDSRKTLEELNQEIDELRVLVSSQELQLIQATSVLKEKEESMQIIQLELNDAKMKYSEAETVVEHIVDLTNKLVIDMLSTLSHVDGMWPSQLVGKPTDPFRWQKNQLNELELTRESLRSRERDVLAAQRAVKLKGQELKMVHQKLIAKEEEINKMKEKTRDRDDLKQLNALAKERTGEKSIGDPAIEKLQLKKTQLEVNAATSALQKLVELSRDLLNKGILTIESDYDNSLLLVAHSEAAVNVTSSVQYLAKVHTEMARLSAMTEKLVKEAGSLCPQ